The following is a genomic window from Spirosoma foliorum.
ATGCCTTTGGCCAGCATAAAAAACAACAGGTAAGTGAATGCTAAAATAAATCCTAAGGCCACCTGCCACCCTACCCCACGGCGACTCTTACGGGCCGACATGATGACACCAATCACCGTCAGAATGATGATAGCAAACGGGCGGGTATCGCGACTATACTTTTCAATCAGATAAATTTCGATCCCATCCGATCCACGGCTTTGCAGCAACGCAATTCGCTTATTGAGTTCAGGTCGGGTCAGGGTTTCGTAGAGGTTAAAATTCGACCCAAAATCATCCGGTTTCAGATTCAGCGTGGTATCGATACGCGCACCGGGCGTAAGGGTCTCATGCAAACCGTTTATATCCCGGATTTTATAATCCACGATGGTCCACTTTTTCTTTTTCGCATCCCATTCAATATGATCAGCCGTTAGTTTTTGTTTGAGTTGATTACCCTCTACGCGCTCCAGGGTGAATTTATAGCCGGTATTGACCACATTATTGTAGCTCTCCAGATAGGCGTAGGTATTGGGGGCAATTTTCAGATGGACATTCCGATTCGAGTAGGTAAACGAATCATTGATATACTTGATTTCGAACGCAATCCGGGTTTTGTTAGCCGCTGGAATTACGTAGTTAACCATAAAATAAGTCGCTACTGCCAGGACCGATGCGCCCAACACATACGGAAACAGCAAGCGCATGAAACTAACACCCGTACTCAGAATAGCAATAATCTCGGTTCGGGCAGCCAGACGAGAAGTCAGGAAAACCGTAGCAATAAACACCATCAATGGGCTGATGTAATTGGCCCAGTACGGAATGAAGTTGAGGTAATAATCCCAGAGGATTTCGTTGGTGGGGGCATGTGTCTTATGAAAGTTGTCCACCTTTTCGGTGTAGTCGATCATAACAACCACCAACACAATGACCATCACCACGAAGATGTAGGTCTGAAGAAAACGTTTGAGTATATAAGCGTCTAAGAGTTTCATAAATCTTTTAAAGGTTACGGTATATGGTTTATGGTATCCGGTGGCCGACGCGAAAGCAATATTTATTCGTCAGTCACCGAATACCATATACCGTAAACCATATACTAATTCACCAATAAATTTTTAGCGACTTCGTGGCTGACGAATACAGTACGACCCGTTACGATCTGAACCAGTACCGATTTGTCGAAGGCATTGATTTCATGAATCGTTATCGTACAGCCAAGCGTTAAATTCGAGTGATCGAGGTGTTGCAGAAATTCAGGTGAATGTTCTAACACGGCCATCAGGCAGACATCCTCGCCGATAGCCACCTCCGATAATTTTCGATAACCCATTTCAGGCATTTGACCCGCCGGGGTTGGAATTGGATCGCCATGCGGATCAAACTGTGGACAGCCTAAATACGTATCTAAACGGGCCACTAACTCTTCTGACCGAATGTGTTCTAATTCTTCCGCAATTTCATGGACTTCATCCCAGCCAAAACCGAGCTTCTGGACCAGAAAAACCTCCCAAAGCCGGTGCCGCCGAATTACTTGTAGGGCCAGCCGTTCGCCCTCTTCTGTCAGGCGAACGCCCTGGTATTTCTTATAGTGAATCAACTG
Proteins encoded in this region:
- a CDS encoding LptF/LptG family permease; protein product: MKLLDAYILKRFLQTYIFVVMVIVLVVVMIDYTEKVDNFHKTHAPTNEILWDYYLNFIPYWANYISPLMVFIATVFLTSRLAARTEIIAILSTGVSFMRLLFPYVLGASVLAVATYFMVNYVIPAANKTRIAFEIKYINDSFTYSNRNVHLKIAPNTYAYLESYNNVVNTGYKFTLERVEGNQLKQKLTADHIEWDAKKKKWTIVDYKIRDINGLHETLTPGARIDTTLNLKPDDFGSNFNLYETLTRPELNKRIALLQSRGSDGIEIYLIEKYSRDTRPFAIIILTVIGVIMSARKSRRGVGWQVALGFILAFTYLLFFMLAKGIAESGNLNPIVAVWLPNAIFALIGVLLYNTIPR
- a CDS encoding metal-dependent transcriptional regulator, coding for MQSFTEENYLKMIYSLANRRQGEVSTNALAEMTSTKAASVTDMLRKLADKQLIHYKKYQGVRLTEEGERLALQVIRRHRLWEVFLVQKLGFGWDEVHEIAEELEHIRSEELVARLDTYLGCPQFDPHGDPIPTPAGQMPEMGYRKLSEVAIGEDVCLMAVLEHSPEFLQHLDHSNLTLGCTITIHEINAFDKSVLVQIVTGRTVFVSHEVAKNLLVN